In the genome of Pseudomonas sp. P5_109, one region contains:
- a CDS encoding DUF2062 domain-containing protein encodes MPRRLFKRYMPDPMSIREHKSLRFLGTLLHDPNLWHLNRHSVARAMAVGLFTAFLPIPLQMLLAAILAIIVRGNMPIAVSLVWLTNPITMPAVFFCTYQTGAWLMDVPARQLPDSLTWEWIKGEISTLWQPFLLGSVVTGLALGALSYFLVMTYWRWWVARQWKRRKKSRM; translated from the coding sequence ATGCCCCGGCGCTTATTCAAACGTTACATGCCAGACCCGATGAGCATCAGGGAACACAAGTCCTTACGCTTTCTCGGCACTCTGCTGCATGACCCGAACCTGTGGCACCTCAACCGCCACTCTGTTGCCCGCGCCATGGCGGTAGGTCTGTTCACCGCGTTCCTGCCGATCCCGTTGCAGATGCTGCTGGCAGCAATCCTCGCCATCATCGTGCGCGGCAACATGCCGATTGCCGTGAGCCTGGTCTGGCTGACCAACCCGATCACCATGCCTGCCGTATTCTTTTGCACGTACCAGACCGGTGCCTGGTTGATGGACGTTCCCGCCCGGCAGTTACCGGACTCGCTGACCTGGGAATGGATCAAGGGTGAAATCTCGACCTTGTGGCAACCGTTTCTGCTGGGTTCGGTCGTGACGGGGCTGGCACTCGGAGCGCTGTCCTACTTCCTGGTGATGACGTATTGGCGTTGGTGGGTGGCCAGGCAATGGAAGCGGCGCAAGAAGAGCCGGATGTGA